The uncultured Sphaerochaeta sp. genome includes the window CAATACTACAACCTGACCATCCGGGACCTTGAGAAGATCACGATCAATGCGATGAAGTCCGCTTTCATCCATCATGACCAGAAACTCTCAATCATCTATGATGTGATCAAGCAACAATATGCTGAGATTCGCCAGAAGTACAATCTTCAGGACTAAAGCGTTCGCCTGAATACTTCCAGAGGATTGATCCTCATACGGATCCTGCAGTACAGGTACCCGAATATCAAACCACTGAGATGGGTAAGGTGTGCCACATTTCCCCCAGCTCCAAATACATGGCTGGAAAGCTCAATGAGAGCATACAAGATGACCAGAATCGGGGCTCTGATGGGAATGAGACCAAAGACGAAGATTACCGAGTAAGGATAGAAGACTGCGAACATCAAGAGCACCCCGTAGATAGCTCCCGATGCACCCACAAGGATGACATTTGTTCCGGCAAGATAGTAACTGAAGAAACTGACAATGCCACTAAACAAACCAGTCAGGAGATAGAACAGGAGAAACTCCTTGCTTCCTATCCTACGTTCAACCATCGAACCAAAGATGAAAAGGCTCAGCATGTTGAATAGCAGATGACTGAACCCTCCATGCACAAACATGTAGGTAAAAGGTTGCCAGAGATATCCACCCAACACCAGGGAAGGTATCATTGCAAGATAGTAGGTAAGCCTTGGGTAGACCATCGATGTGAGGAAATACACCAAGACGTTGATGATAACCAACTTGAGCGTAACATTTTTATAGGTAGTATCCCGGAATCTCCGGTTTAAAATAGTACTCTTTTTCATAAACATACAGTATATAGGGAAGGAGCCAACGTCAATTGAGCAAAATTTGCACACCTTTTTGTGAGTGTGAAAGCAATGCACACTCTTTTCCCACCACTACTCCCATTTGAACGCTCTATTCCCGGTTTTGCTCTTGGCACGCTTATTGCATTGTTATGAGTAGAACAGAGCAACATTTTTTTCATACTCCTCCTTTTATACCGACAGGGTGCCAAGAGATTTTCCCCAAACCTCTTTTGGCACCCTACTTTTTGGACCAACATCTGTGAAATTTTGAAATAGTGTAACAATTTTTCACACCGTTGCACTCGCTTGCACTTATAAGTATATTTACCAATAGTGATATTTAACTACTTTTTGTAATGTTTTTTATAATTGGCACACTAGTTGCACTACTATAGACAGAACAGAGCAACAGTTTTTTTCAAACCTCCTTAAAGTGTGATTTCTTTGGTGCCAGCGGTTCTCTCTCCCCACCCCACAATACCGCTGGCACCATCTTTATGCTCTTCCGACTCTTTCAATAGTTTGGTATAGTTGGATCATGGCAACAAGCAGAAGAGACCGTGCAGACTCCTATACTAAACGAGCACACAAGGAAGGCTATCCAGCTCGCTCCGTCTATAAACTGGAAGAGCTACAACAGCACTTTAACCTGGTCAAGAGTGGGGACTCCGTATTGGATGTCGGAGCAGCTCCCGGATCGTGGACATTATATACACACAGAAACCTCATCAAGGGAAAAGGAAGCATCATAGCTGTTGACTTGAATCCCTTGAACCTGAATCCAGTACCTCCAACGGTCACCGCGTATGTGGGTGATGCGTTCTCGAAGGATATCAGGGAAATCTTGGTGCAACATGGTCCGTATAATGCAATCATCAGCGATGCAGCTCCTATGACGATGGGAAACAGAAGTGTCGATACGGCCAGGAGTGAGAACCTCGCAGAACAGGTCATCTATCTTGCAAAA containing:
- a CDS encoding rhomboid family intramembrane serine protease, encoding MKKSTILNRRFRDTTYKNVTLKLVIINVLVYFLTSMVYPRLTYYLAMIPSLVLGGYLWQPFTYMFVHGGFSHLLFNMLSLFIFGSMVERRIGSKEFLLFYLLTGLFSGIVSFFSYYLAGTNVILVGASGAIYGVLLMFAVFYPYSVIFVFGLIPIRAPILVILYALIELSSHVFGAGGNVAHLTHLSGLIFGYLYCRIRMRINPLEVFRRTL
- a CDS encoding RlmE family RNA methyltransferase produces the protein MATSRRDRADSYTKRAHKEGYPARSVYKLEELQQHFNLVKSGDSVLDVGAAPGSWTLYTHRNLIKGKGSIIAVDLNPLNLNPVPPTVTAYVGDAFSKDIREILVQHGPYNAIISDAAPMTMGNRSVDTARSENLAEQVIYLAKDHLKPHGNLVVKIFQGGGQVELLQLMRTLFNKVKPYKPKACRDDSFEIYLVGLDRKDS